The sequence CGTTCTTTGGAATATTGTAAAGCAGTATCGTAACAATCCATCGCTGCCCCGATCACACCCCAGGCGATTCCATACCTGGCGGAACTCAGGCAACTGAGCGGTCCTTTCAGCCCTTTGATGCCCGGAAGGAGATTTTCTTTGGGCACTTTTACATTATCGAAAACCAACTCGCCGGTGGAGGAAGAACGCAACGACCATTTTCTGAGCGTTTCGGGTGTGGTGAAACCTTCCGCGCCCCGTTCAACGATCAGTCCCATAATGGTACCACTTTCATCCTTAGCCCAGACTACGCTGATGTCGGAGACAGATGCATTGGTTATCCACATTTTGGAGCCGTTCAACAAGAAATGATCGCCCTCGTCGGTGAACCGGCTGAGCATGCTTCCGGGATCGGACCCATAATTTGGCTCAGTCAGGCCGAAAGCGCCGATCAGTTCGCCGGTAGCCAGCTTCGGCAGGTATTTCCTTCTTTGCTCTTCGGTCCCGTATTTAAAAATAGGGTACATCACCAGTGATGATTGTACCGAAGCCATCGAACGGATACTTGAATCGCCTCTTTCAAGCTCCTGCATGATCAGGCCATAGGAAACCTGGTCCATGCCCGATCCGCCATATTCAACCGGTATGTAAGGACCAAAGGCACCGATCTCCCCCATTTCTTTCACGAGATGGCGCGGGAATTCATGTTTCTGGTTGGCCTCGTCGATGATGGGCATTACGGCCCCGTTCACCCAATCACGTATCGCTCCCCGGATCAACTTGTGTTCGTCGGTTAAAAGATCATCTAACAGGAAGTAATCGGGTGATTTGTATCTTATTGCTGACATGGTTTT comes from Bacteroidales bacterium and encodes:
- a CDS encoding acyl-CoA dehydrogenase family protein — protein: MSAIRYKSPDYFLLDDLLTDEHKLIRGAIRDWVNGAVMPIIDEANQKHEFPRHLVKEMGEIGAFGPYIPVEYGGSGMDQVSYGLIMQELERGDSSIRSMASVQSSLVMYPIFKYGTEEQRRKYLPKLATGELIGAFGLTEPNYGSDPGSMLSRFTDEGDHFLLNGSKMWITNASVSDISVVWAKDESGTIMGLIVERGAEGFTTPETLRKWSLRSSSTGELVFDNVKVPKENLLPGIKGLKGPLSCLSSARYGIAWGVIGAAMDCYDTALQYSKERIQFNKPIAAFQLTQKKLAEMLTEITKAQLLAWRLGILHNESRATAAQISMAKRNNVKMALDVARESRQILGAMGISGDFPIMRHMMNLESVITYEGTHDIHLLITGQDITGESAFA